A window of the Vicinamibacteria bacterium genome harbors these coding sequences:
- a CDS encoding universal stress protein, with amino-acid sequence MPDRDYVRPSPEQFLKRVEAEERHRLRGKLKVFLGYASGVGKSFRMLDEGRRRKKRGQDVVVAATQPSAPADVRDLLQGFEVIAPRTDLGSSAIDLPAVLRRHPQVCLIDGLAYRNPPGSKHSERWQDVEELLSAGISVITSINLQYVKERQAAVEAIRGKSATDSVPESFLRTADEIEVVDAPPEYCVTRYLQGGDPAVDPSRAERQLSQLREIALVLAAEVVDQQLEDYLRRQGIEQAYGPHERILVCITPRSNASVMIHRGRRQADRFHGDLHVIYVQQQQSSPTDDQVLEQNLACAREAKAHVEILRAADPIRAILEFAARHGITQIFVGHSQEAGWMSRLRPNPVERLILGADGIDVRIFPHS; translated from the coding sequence ATGCCCGACAGGGACTATGTCCGCCCCAGCCCGGAGCAATTTCTCAAGCGCGTAGAGGCGGAAGAGCGTCACCGGCTGCGGGGGAAGCTGAAGGTCTTCTTGGGATACGCCTCGGGGGTCGGAAAGTCGTTCCGGATGCTGGATGAGGGCCGGCGGCGCAAGAAGCGAGGCCAGGACGTCGTGGTCGCGGCCACCCAGCCCTCGGCTCCGGCGGATGTGAGAGATCTCCTGCAAGGCTTCGAAGTCATTGCCCCCCGTACCGATCTGGGAAGCTCCGCCATCGACCTCCCGGCCGTGCTTCGCCGGCATCCCCAGGTCTGCCTCATCGATGGCCTGGCCTACCGGAACCCCCCCGGCAGCAAGCACTCTGAGCGGTGGCAGGACGTCGAAGAGCTCCTGTCGGCCGGCATCTCCGTCATCACCTCCATCAACCTGCAGTACGTCAAAGAGAGGCAGGCGGCGGTAGAGGCCATTCGGGGGAAGTCTGCGACCGACTCCGTTCCGGAATCGTTCCTGAGGACGGCCGACGAAATCGAGGTGGTGGACGCCCCTCCGGAGTATTGCGTCACCCGCTATCTACAGGGGGGGGACCCGGCTGTGGACCCTTCTCGAGCGGAGCGGCAGCTGTCCCAGTTGAGAGAGATCGCCCTTGTCCTCGCCGCGGAGGTCGTCGATCAACAGCTGGAGGACTACCTCCGTCGCCAGGGAATCGAGCAAGCCTATGGGCCCCACGAGCGCATTCTCGTCTGCATCACGCCGCGGTCGAACGCGAGTGTGATGATCCATCGTGGACGCCGGCAGGCGGACCGGTTCCATGGCGATCTCCACGTGATCTACGTCCAGCAGCAGCAATCCAGCCCCACGGATGACCAAGTGCTGGAGCAGAATCTGGCTTGTGCCCGCGAGGCCAAGGCCCACGTCGAGATCCTACGGGCCGCGGATCCGATCCGGGCCATTCTGGAATTTGCAGCCAGGCACGGCATCACCCAGATCTTCGTCGGCCATAGCCAGGAGGCCGGCTGGATGAGCCGCCTGCGACCGAACCCCGTCGAGCGACTGATCTTGGGAGCGGACGGGATCGACGTCCGGATATTCCCCCACTCATGA
- a CDS encoding protein kinase, which produces MKLSLGTTLGPYEIAGLLDTGGMGEVYRARDLRLGRDVAVKIIRDGASAQSGMLERFELEAKLAGRLNHPNILAIHDVGTHDGAPYLVMELLEGETLAASLARGPIPPRKALDLALQIATGLAAAHAKGVIHRDLKPSNVFLTKDGQVKIVDFGLAEPLLSTTPPDSSMATTSPVLASPERVMGTASYMSPEQVRGEAADQRSDIFSFGVVLYEMLMGRRAFQAPSGVETLSAILNTEPLGLGDASGILQPGVESLLRHCLEKSPDARFQSARDLAFHISSLAEDPTSGRHPLIPGNRRRLTPAALTRATMAAALVLAAAAAYYAGARGGRNAIPSYQPLTFRRGLVISARFGPDSQTVVYGAAWDGQPVRLFTTRPGSPESTRLDLPDSDVLAVSRSGEMALSLGRHFTLGLETRGTLARVPLSGAAPREMLTDVESADWAPDGTGLAVIHVVQDHYRLEFPIGRILYETGGWLSHVRFSPDGRAIAFIEHSVRSDDRGEISVTDPGGRSRRLLSAGWSSANGLAWREDGKEVWFTASEVGPRSALYGVDLSGRRRLLTRAPGRLKLEDVRGGHILLTEDRFRLQLALREARGAERDLSWLDGGTLTDLADDGSVVVFSEQGAGAGAPSGSVYLRRTEGSPPVRLGEGWIGVLSPDGAWCASVVLTSPPSLVLLPTGPGELRTVEPGGLAHFEALAWFPDGRRLLIAGDEPGRGVKIYVQEVGQGRPRPISREGFHFPYGSRPIAPDGKRIAALDPEGRVVLYPVDGGDPEAVLGLDPGDTPLRWGADGRSLYVTRRGSLPARIWRVDLARGSKGLTAELSPFDRAGVMNLIAAQVTPDGRTFAYSYSRTLSDLLLVEGLP; this is translated from the coding sequence GTGAAACTCTCCCTCGGGACCACCCTCGGCCCGTACGAGATCGCCGGCCTGCTCGACACCGGCGGTATGGGCGAGGTCTACCGTGCGCGTGACCTGCGCCTGGGCCGTGATGTCGCGGTCAAGATCATCCGGGACGGGGCGAGTGCCCAGTCGGGCATGCTCGAGCGTTTTGAGCTCGAGGCCAAGTTGGCCGGGCGGCTCAACCACCCTAACATCCTCGCTATCCATGACGTAGGAACTCACGACGGTGCGCCGTATCTGGTCATGGAGCTGCTCGAAGGCGAGACCCTCGCGGCCTCCCTCGCCCGGGGGCCGATCCCGCCCCGCAAGGCTCTCGACCTCGCCCTCCAGATCGCGACCGGGCTGGCCGCGGCGCATGCCAAGGGTGTCATCCATCGCGACCTGAAGCCGTCCAACGTCTTCCTGACCAAGGATGGTCAGGTCAAGATCGTCGATTTCGGCCTGGCGGAGCCCCTGCTCTCCACGACTCCCCCCGACAGCTCGATGGCGACGACCTCCCCCGTCCTCGCGAGCCCGGAGCGCGTGATGGGAACCGCCTCCTACATGTCCCCCGAGCAGGTACGGGGTGAGGCCGCGGATCAACGCAGCGATATCTTCTCTTTCGGTGTCGTCCTCTACGAGATGCTGATGGGGCGGCGCGCCTTCCAGGCCCCCAGCGGCGTCGAGACGCTCAGCGCCATCCTGAACACCGAACCGCTGGGCCTGGGCGACGCCTCCGGAATCCTGCAGCCGGGCGTGGAGTCGCTGCTGCGCCACTGTCTCGAGAAGTCGCCGGACGCGCGTTTTCAGTCGGCCCGTGACCTGGCCTTTCACATTTCCTCCCTCGCGGAGGACCCGACGTCGGGCCGCCATCCCCTGATCCCGGGGAACCGGCGACGGCTGACGCCGGCCGCGCTCACCCGCGCCACCATGGCCGCCGCCCTCGTCCTCGCCGCCGCCGCCGCCTACTACGCGGGGGCGCGCGGGGGCCGAAATGCCATCCCTTCTTACCAGCCCCTGACCTTCCGCCGCGGGCTCGTTATCTCCGCCCGCTTCGGCCCCGACAGCCAGACCGTGGTCTACGGGGCGGCCTGGGACGGGCAGCCGGTTCGACTCTTCACCACCCGCCCCGGAAGCCCGGAGTCCACTCGCCTTGACCTCCCGGATTCCGACGTGCTTGCGGTCTCTCGTTCCGGCGAGATGGCTCTCTCCCTCGGCCGGCACTTCACGTTGGGGCTCGAGACGCGGGGCACCCTGGCCCGGGTGCCCCTCTCGGGGGCGGCGCCGCGGGAGATGCTTACGGACGTGGAGTCGGCGGACTGGGCCCCCGACGGCACTGGCCTGGCCGTGATTCATGTCGTGCAGGACCACTACCGCCTCGAGTTCCCGATCGGACGGATTCTCTACGAGACCGGCGGCTGGCTCAGTCACGTGCGCTTCTCGCCGGACGGCCGTGCGATCGCCTTCATCGAGCACTCCGTCCGCAGCGACGATCGGGGCGAGATCTCGGTGACCGACCCCGGGGGCCGCAGCCGACGCCTCCTGTCCGCGGGGTGGTCGAGCGCGAATGGCCTCGCCTGGCGGGAAGACGGCAAGGAGGTTTGGTTCACGGCCTCCGAGGTCGGGCCCCGCTCCGCGCTCTACGGCGTCGACCTCTCGGGGAGGCGACGGCTTCTCACGCGGGCCCCCGGACGCCTCAAGCTGGAGGACGTGCGGGGAGGCCACATCCTCCTGACCGAGGATCGCTTCCGTCTCCAACTCGCCCTGCGCGAAGCAAGGGGGGCGGAGCGTGATCTCTCCTGGCTCGACGGCGGCACCCTCACCGACCTCGCGGACGACGGGAGCGTGGTCGTGTTCAGCGAGCAGGGGGCGGGCGCGGGGGCGCCGTCCGGCTCCGTCTACCTGCGGCGGACAGAGGGCTCCCCTCCCGTCCGGCTTGGCGAAGGCTGGATCGGCGTGCTCTCCCCGGACGGGGCCTGGTGCGCCTCCGTCGTGCTCACGAGCCCACCCTCGCTCGTCTTGCTGCCAACGGGGCCGGGGGAACTACGGACCGTCGAACCGGGTGGCCTTGCCCATTTCGAGGCGTTGGCTTGGTTTCCCGACGGCCGGCGCCTCCTCATTGCGGGGGACGAGCCGGGGCGCGGAGTCAAGATCTACGTCCAGGAGGTGGGTCAGGGACGCCCGCGGCCGATCTCCCGCGAGGGGTTTCATTTCCCCTATGGCTCGCGCCCGATCGCACCGGACGGAAAGCGGATCGCGGCTCTCGACCCTGAGGGTCGCGTGGTGCTCTACCCCGTGGATGGAGGAGACCCGGAAGCGGTGCTGGGCCTCGACCCCGGGGACACCCCCCTACGCTGGGGAGCGGACGGGCGATCCCTCTACGTGACCCGCCGGGGCAGCCTGCCGGCCCGGATCTGGCGTGTCGACCTCGCCCGCGGATCGAAGGGGCTCACGGCAGAACTCTCGCCCTTCGACCGCGCGGGCGTCATGAACCTGATCGCGGCTCAGGTCACCCCCGACGGGCGCACCTTCGCCTACAGCTACTCCAGAACCCTCTCGGACCTTCTCCTCGTCGAAGGCCTGCCGTAG
- a CDS encoding RiPP maturation radical SAM C-methyltransferase, with amino-acid sequence MSRATELRSVWLVSMPFGPLFSPSLALSLLKASLAAQGMAARVRYFSLDFAERIGQAFYSDIAAEGRPPLITLAGEWIFSSALFPSCPEDEDRYVAEVLRRPDPVTYRGSAKPVTAARARRIRRVRAAVAPFLEACLAEIVRDRPALVGFTSTFQQHLASLALARRIKQALPETMVVMGGANCEGVMGAEAVRQFPFLDAVVSGEGEYVLPELARRALASRPLSGLPGVRTREGVEEEFRRGTFPNAPTTPRLDDLPYPDFSDFFDQFGASRYPREWEASLFFETSRGCWWGERSHCTFCGLNGSSMTYRSKSARRAVDELAQLAAEHPGCDIQVTDNILDMGYFKDFLPALAERRLGVDLFYETKSNLKKDQVRLLRQAGVRRIQPGIESFSDSVLKIMRKGVTGLQNIQLLKWCKEVGVEPHWNIIWGFPGEDPAEYARMARLVPKLAHLAPPIGFSDLRLDRFSPNFFEAERLGLEEVVPLPSYHFLYPALSGEARANLAYFFGFTYREPRNVDDYVRPLVRALRAWARTSSRGDSDLFSVDAGGRLLAWDLRPAARQPLTVLSGLDRLLYLACDAAVDLRSLADATGGRGREAATVEEIEDRLGRLVDAGLVIREGTRFLALAVPLGEYAPTRAVVERFHAVVRALGRPLTRGRRRPSALAPSHFVINGEGELRIGELVGIPYIDERKD; translated from the coding sequence ATGAGCAGGGCGACGGAGTTGAGGAGCGTGTGGCTCGTGTCGATGCCCTTTGGCCCCCTCTTCTCGCCGTCTCTTGCCCTCAGCCTTCTGAAAGCGAGCCTCGCGGCCCAGGGGATGGCCGCGCGCGTCCGTTACTTCTCCCTCGACTTCGCGGAGCGGATCGGCCAGGCTTTCTATTCCGACATCGCGGCCGAGGGACGGCCGCCGCTGATCACGCTCGCCGGCGAGTGGATCTTCTCGAGCGCGCTCTTCCCCTCGTGCCCGGAGGATGAGGATCGCTACGTGGCGGAGGTCCTGCGGCGTCCGGATCCCGTCACCTACCGGGGCTCCGCCAAGCCGGTCACCGCGGCCCGCGCCCGCCGCATCCGCCGCGTTCGAGCAGCGGTGGCGCCTTTCCTCGAGGCCTGCTTGGCCGAGATCGTGCGCGACCGTCCGGCCCTGGTGGGCTTCACGAGCACCTTTCAGCAACACCTGGCTTCCTTGGCTCTAGCCCGGCGCATCAAGCAGGCCCTCCCCGAGACGATGGTTGTGATGGGCGGGGCCAACTGCGAAGGCGTCATGGGGGCAGAGGCCGTGCGCCAGTTTCCCTTCCTGGACGCGGTGGTTTCGGGGGAGGGGGAGTACGTCCTGCCGGAGTTGGCGCGCCGCGCCCTCGCCTCCCGGCCCCTTTCCGGCCTGCCCGGGGTTCGGACCAGAGAGGGGGTCGAGGAGGAGTTCCGCCGGGGCACGTTCCCGAACGCGCCCACGACTCCTCGCCTGGACGACCTGCCCTATCCCGACTTCAGCGACTTCTTCGACCAGTTCGGGGCCAGCCGCTACCCCCGAGAGTGGGAGGCGAGCCTCTTCTTCGAGACCTCCCGTGGTTGCTGGTGGGGCGAGAGGAGCCACTGCACCTTCTGCGGTCTGAACGGATCCAGCATGACTTATCGGAGCAAGTCCGCGCGCCGGGCCGTCGATGAGCTCGCGCAGCTGGCCGCGGAACATCCGGGCTGTGACATCCAAGTGACAGACAACATCCTGGACATGGGCTATTTCAAGGATTTCCTCCCCGCCCTCGCCGAGCGGCGTCTGGGCGTCGACCTCTTCTACGAGACCAAGTCCAACCTCAAGAAGGACCAGGTCCGGCTCCTGCGCCAGGCAGGGGTGCGCCGGATCCAGCCCGGGATCGAGAGCTTCTCGGACTCCGTTCTCAAGATCATGCGCAAGGGGGTGACGGGTCTCCAGAACATCCAGCTCCTAAAATGGTGCAAGGAGGTGGGCGTCGAGCCCCACTGGAACATCATCTGGGGCTTCCCCGGAGAAGACCCCGCGGAGTACGCCCGCATGGCGCGCCTGGTGCCGAAACTCGCGCACCTGGCTCCGCCGATCGGCTTCTCGGACCTCCGCCTCGACCGCTTCAGCCCGAACTTCTTCGAGGCGGAGCGGCTGGGGCTCGAGGAGGTGGTGCCCCTTCCGTCCTACCACTTCCTCTACCCCGCCCTGAGCGGAGAGGCCCGCGCCAACCTGGCCTATTTCTTCGGCTTTACCTACCGGGAGCCTCGTAACGTGGACGACTACGTGCGCCCACTCGTCCGAGCGCTCCGCGCATGGGCAAGGACGTCCAGTCGCGGAGACAGCGACCTCTTTAGCGTGGACGCGGGCGGACGCCTGCTGGCGTGGGACCTGAGGCCAGCGGCCCGCCAGCCCCTCACGGTTCTGAGCGGTCTCGACCGGCTCCTTTATTTGGCTTGCGATGCCGCCGTCGACCTGCGCAGCCTGGCGGACGCCACCGGTGGACGGGGTCGGGAGGCGGCGACGGTCGAGGAAATCGAGGACCGCCTGGGACGGCTCGTGGACGCCGGCCTTGTGATCCGGGAGGGCACGCGTTTTCTCGCCTTGGCCGTTCCCCTCGGCGAGTATGCCCCCACCCGGGCCGTGGTGGAGCGTTTTCACGCCGTGGTCCGCGCGCTGGGTCGACCCCTCACCCGGGGGCGCCGCCGTCCCTCCGCTTTGGCGCCCTCGCATTTCGTGATCAACGGCGAAGGCGAGCTGCGGATCGGAGAGCTCGTGGGTATCCCCTATATCGATGAAAGGAAGGACTGA
- a CDS encoding TolC family protein has product MRDFRAGRGERRSGPGRATWWCGVLALVLLGARVGAADGLTLEEALAQAQAANARLPIAAREVEVSRQKEREARAERWLKVSLEGDVIYAPPSSYDATVTNLGEERFQVIGRQPLYDGGARRAAVLRAQAGTSAASARHRMAVKDVDLEVRGRFGECAQAESEVAARREGIERLQRYRTWLRSRQVSGQGVAADLLKTDVRLASEEADLAGAERRRDGARLELNDLMGRDPQTALELAPLPDPAPPLGAEPEAWRKAPELLEAEANRRSAESDLHIARAERKPVLFASADAGLWGSDTSHLLPPDLKAATPDAGFGDRLRRDAGYSLSVTLSWPLWDLGGRRARLAQAELALSQASGQEEVQRRQARLQWEQARVAIAGAYREILILSRALPDARDSYLEAESRYRGGAASSLEVLEAHTASVDAAVRLSEAMLRYRMAEALAIRWGTP; this is encoded by the coding sequence GTGCGCGATTTCAGGGCGGGCCGCGGGGAGCGGAGGTCAGGGCCGGGGCGAGCAACGTGGTGGTGCGGCGTCCTCGCGCTCGTTCTGCTCGGGGCGAGGGTAGGGGCCGCGGACGGCTTGACGCTGGAGGAGGCGCTCGCCCAGGCCCAAGCCGCCAATGCCCGGCTTCCGATCGCGGCCCGGGAGGTCGAGGTCTCCCGGCAGAAGGAACGGGAAGCCCGGGCCGAGCGCTGGCTCAAAGTGTCGCTGGAGGGGGACGTGATCTATGCGCCGCCCTCCAGCTATGACGCCACGGTGACGAACCTGGGCGAAGAGCGCTTCCAGGTCATCGGCCGGCAGCCCCTCTATGACGGAGGCGCGCGGCGGGCCGCGGTCCTGCGCGCCCAGGCCGGGACCAGCGCGGCCAGCGCCCGCCATCGCATGGCCGTGAAGGACGTGGATCTCGAGGTGCGGGGGCGCTTCGGCGAGTGTGCGCAGGCGGAGAGCGAGGTCGCCGCGCGGCGGGAGGGGATCGAACGTCTGCAGCGGTACCGCACCTGGCTGCGCAGCCGCCAGGTCTCGGGTCAGGGAGTGGCGGCCGATCTCCTGAAGACCGACGTTCGCCTGGCTTCCGAGGAGGCGGATCTGGCCGGGGCCGAACGCCGTCGTGACGGGGCCCGGCTGGAGCTGAACGACCTCATGGGGCGGGACCCCCAGACGGCGCTTGAGCTGGCCCCGCTTCCGGACCCGGCGCCACCTCTCGGCGCCGAGCCCGAGGCCTGGCGAAAGGCGCCGGAGCTCTTAGAGGCGGAGGCGAACCGCCGGTCGGCAGAGTCCGATCTCCACATCGCCCGCGCGGAGCGAAAGCCAGTGCTCTTCGCCAGCGCCGACGCCGGCCTCTGGGGGTCGGACACCTCCCATCTCCTTCCTCCCGATCTCAAGGCCGCCACCCCCGACGCCGGCTTCGGCGACCGCCTCCGCCGGGACGCCGGCTACTCCTTGAGCGTGACCCTCTCATGGCCGCTATGGGATCTCGGCGGTCGCCGTGCCCGCCTCGCCCAGGCCGAGCTCGCCTTGAGCCAGGCCAGTGGGCAGGAGGAAGTGCAACGGCGCCAGGCGCGGCTCCAGTGGGAACAGGCCCGCGTGGCCATCGCCGGGGCCTACCGGGAAATCCTGATCCTGTCCCGGGCCCTTCCCGACGCCCGGGACTCCTATCTCGAAGCGGAGAGCCGATACCGGGGTGGGGCCGCCTCCTCGCTCGAGGTGCTGGAGGCCCACACTGCGTCCGTGGACGCAGCGGTGCGTCTCTCCGAAGCCATGCTGCGCTACCGGATGGCGGAGGCCCTGGCCATCCGCTGGGGTACCCCATGA
- a CDS encoding HlyD family efflux transporter periplasmic adaptor subunit: protein MRRWALALAWLGFTTACQRTPATEAEKPGPEGGSGATPVHVVGVARATLPHVVTGPGRTLALVQQKVRAPFTGTLLELLVTDGDPVRREQIVGRIVSRESEAALTGARQMKAEAQTPREKEDAERALALAEARLVRAPLLGAAEGVVLSHAASAGDRVSEDQEILTISAADSLVFQADITQADLPLIHAGQGAEVVVPGRPRSLTGLVHGVLAAAIASDLTVPVRIDLVPLPPRLPVGLFGTARITVGERRNVPVVPPAAVLRDDVSGLSRIASVSQEGRVHWIAVTTGLVDGERVEILSPELGAEERVIVSGQVGLPEGSPVDVQP, encoded by the coding sequence ATGAGGCGGTGGGCCCTCGCTCTGGCCTGGCTTGGCTTCACGACCGCCTGTCAGCGTACCCCCGCGACGGAGGCCGAGAAACCCGGCCCGGAGGGGGGCTCGGGGGCCACGCCCGTCCATGTGGTCGGGGTCGCCCGCGCCACGTTGCCGCACGTCGTCACCGGACCCGGGCGAACGCTGGCCCTGGTCCAGCAGAAGGTGCGGGCCCCCTTCACGGGGACGCTCCTCGAGCTTCTCGTAACCGACGGCGACCCCGTCCGCCGCGAACAGATCGTGGGCCGGATCGTCTCCCGCGAGAGCGAAGCCGCCCTCACCGGCGCACGCCAGATGAAGGCGGAGGCCCAAACCCCGAGAGAGAAGGAGGACGCCGAGCGCGCGCTGGCCCTGGCGGAGGCCAGGCTGGTGCGCGCGCCTCTCCTGGGCGCGGCGGAGGGCGTCGTCCTCTCCCACGCGGCCAGCGCCGGCGACCGGGTCTCCGAGGACCAGGAGATCCTCACCATCTCGGCCGCGGACTCCCTGGTCTTCCAGGCCGACATCACCCAGGCGGACCTGCCCCTCATTCACGCCGGCCAAGGGGCGGAGGTCGTGGTGCCCGGGCGCCCGCGGAGCCTGACCGGGCTCGTCCACGGCGTATTGGCCGCCGCCATCGCGAGCGACCTCACCGTGCCCGTGCGCATCGACCTCGTACCCCTCCCCCCGCGCCTCCCCGTGGGGCTCTTCGGGACCGCCCGCATCACCGTGGGCGAGCGACGCAACGTGCCCGTGGTTCCGCCCGCCGCGGTCCTGCGCGACGACGTCAGCGGGCTGTCGCGGATCGCGAGCGTGAGCCAGGAGGGGCGCGTGCATTGGATCGCGGTCACCACCGGCCTCGTGGATGGTGAGCGGGTGGAGATCCTCTCCCCCGAGCTGGGCGCGGAAGAGCGGGTGATCGTCTCCGGCCAGGTCGGCCTCCCGGAGGGCAGTCCCGTCGACGTCCAGCCATGA